From a single Fulvivirga ulvae genomic region:
- a CDS encoding pectinesterase family protein has translation MIYKVKLTWIWCWLSFCFIAVATAGANGIPKILASDYYKVVALDSSGDYTSIQEAINSSKAFPYQRVIIKIKNGIYREKVRIYAWNPHVSLIGEDKEKTIIAYDDHFKRIDQGRNSTFHTATLAVEGNNFYASNLTIQNTAGNVGQAIALSVNANKVVIENCNIEGNQDTLYTSGEGFRQYFDRCHIEGTTDFIFGNATVLFTNCTIHSKADSYITAASTPQNEPFGYVFMHCTLTADEQVNKVYLGRPWRKYAKTVFVETAIGDHVVAEGWSSWSGEEANDAFYAEYNCTGPGYKPEARVSWSHQLTAAEATKYNLDNILGTGTAMSEEPWYLLTKTKTK, from the coding sequence ATGATATATAAAGTGAAATTAACCTGGATATGGTGTTGGCTGAGCTTTTGTTTCATAGCTGTAGCGACTGCCGGAGCAAATGGGATACCCAAAATCCTGGCATCTGATTATTATAAGGTAGTTGCCCTGGATAGTAGCGGAGACTATACCAGCATACAAGAGGCCATAAACAGCTCAAAGGCATTTCCATACCAGAGAGTAATTATCAAAATCAAGAATGGTATTTACCGGGAAAAAGTCAGGATATATGCCTGGAACCCTCATGTGTCATTGATCGGTGAAGACAAGGAGAAAACCATCATTGCCTACGATGACCATTTTAAGCGGATAGACCAGGGAAGAAACAGTACCTTCCATACGGCAACTCTGGCTGTAGAGGGGAATAACTTTTATGCCTCTAACCTTACTATTCAAAATACCGCCGGTAATGTAGGGCAGGCCATAGCACTCTCTGTAAATGCGAACAAGGTGGTAATTGAAAACTGTAATATTGAAGGTAATCAGGATACCCTGTATACCTCCGGAGAAGGTTTTCGTCAGTATTTTGATCGCTGCCATATCGAGGGAACGACCGATTTTATATTTGGCAATGCCACCGTCTTATTCACCAATTGCACCATCCATAGCAAAGCCGATTCTTATATAACCGCTGCTTCAACACCACAAAATGAACCCTTCGGGTACGTCTTTATGCACTGCACCCTTACTGCAGATGAACAGGTAAACAAGGTCTACCTGGGGCGGCCATGGAGGAAATATGCCAAAACTGTTTTTGTGGAAACAGCCATTGGAGATCATGTGGTCGCTGAGGGATGGAGCAGCTGGTCAGGAGAGGAGGCCAATGATGCATTTTATGCTGAATATAACTGTACCGGGCCAGGGTATAAACCTGAGGCCAGGGTTTCATGGTCTCATCAGCTTACTGCTGCTGAAGCAACGAAATACAACCTTGACAATATACTCGGAACCGGAACCGCCATGTCGGAAGAGCCATGGTATTTATTAACTAAAACCAAAACCAAATAA
- a CDS encoding T9SS type A sorting domain-containing protein, which produces MKKLCRSMLAAVSILAFTCIGGKGHAQCTAGYSSGDLAVTGACTISTDITITGNLSLLSAASLVINPGVTVTVLGDLQTGYMVGTLSVSGGGTLDVAGRFYNNVRTSTSFTFSNVTVTVGNNGGASTSLNNFTSTLSLLNGTSFTVTAGNFENDNGTSLTIDNSSLDISSGNFINDFEAETIVQNGGSLTLSNGNLITEDQSHLMVDNSTVIVSGDFNNDYHALLDVQNNSTFIIGGDFNNGYSSGGEVTAGYVNIDGSNVSVGGSLNNDYGSDINIDGGGTLAITNDLTNDQAATIDIPNGSLIVGGTITDDFGGIGAPCSDGCCGNGCVLPVTLVEFDYDLVDGHVILNWMTASELNNDYFTIEISLDGQLFEYAGKVSGSGTTDDLRRYHWVDEVPLNSTTYYRLRQTDLDGTFEYKGLITVDYNNPEVYLAVSPNPVRSGDSFTVLGQDLSNKVWEIQTANGLVVAKGNFEQAATVGTTGMESGIYLLNISSNTYLKTVKIVIK; this is translated from the coding sequence ATGAAGAAACTATGCCGCTCTATGCTTGCGGCGGTATCTATACTTGCCTTTACATGTATAGGTGGCAAAGGGCATGCCCAATGCACAGCAGGTTATTCATCCGGTGACCTGGCCGTGACAGGCGCATGTACTATCAGTACTGATATCACTATTACCGGAAACTTATCTTTATTGAGTGCAGCATCCTTGGTGATCAACCCCGGAGTGACCGTTACTGTACTTGGAGATCTGCAAACCGGGTATATGGTAGGTACACTTAGTGTATCGGGTGGTGGCACCCTTGATGTTGCCGGGAGATTTTACAATAATGTCAGGACTTCAACATCTTTTACTTTTTCAAATGTTACTGTTACCGTGGGCAACAATGGAGGTGCCAGTACCAGCCTGAACAATTTTACGTCCACTTTGAGCCTCCTGAACGGCACCTCATTCACCGTGACCGCCGGAAACTTCGAAAATGACAATGGCACGAGCCTTACTATTGACAACTCATCGCTTGATATTTCCTCAGGCAATTTTATTAATGATTTCGAGGCAGAGACCATCGTTCAAAATGGAGGCTCGCTCACGTTATCCAATGGCAATCTTATTACTGAAGATCAGTCTCACCTTATGGTAGACAACAGTACGGTAATTGTGTCCGGTGATTTTAACAATGACTATCATGCCTTGCTGGATGTGCAAAATAACTCTACTTTCATCATAGGAGGTGACTTTAATAACGGGTATAGCTCCGGTGGAGAAGTTACAGCAGGTTATGTTAACATTGACGGGTCAAATGTGAGCGTTGGAGGTAGCTTAAATAATGATTATGGCAGTGACATTAATATTGATGGAGGAGGAACGCTTGCCATCACCAATGACCTGACCAATGATCAGGCGGCCACCATAGATATACCCAATGGCTCGCTCATTGTAGGAGGGACGATTACCGATGATTTTGGAGGTATAGGTGCTCCATGCTCTGATGGGTGCTGTGGAAACGGATGTGTATTGCCGGTTACCCTGGTGGAGTTCGACTACGACCTTGTGGATGGCCATGTGATACTGAACTGGATGACTGCCTCTGAACTTAACAACGATTACTTTACTATAGAAATATCTTTAGACGGGCAACTCTTTGAATACGCAGGTAAGGTGTCCGGATCGGGAACCACAGATGATTTAAGGAGGTATCATTGGGTTGATGAAGTGCCCTTGAACAGTACTACCTATTACAGGCTCAGGCAGACTGATTTAGATGGTACGTTCGAATACAAAGGTTTAATAACGGTAGATTATAATAATCCGGAAGTGTATCTGGCTGTATCACCAAATCCTGTAAGGTCGGGTGACTCGTTCACTGTACTTGGGCAGGACCTGAGCAATAAAGTTTGGGAGATACAGACAGCAAACGGGCTGGTTGTGGCGAAAGGAAATTTTGAACAGGCGGCAACAGTGGGCACCACAGGGATGGAGAGCGGGATTTATCTGCTGAACATAAGCTCTAATACTTACCTGAAAACTGTTAAGATAGTAATTAAGTAA
- a CDS encoding RagB/SusD family nutrient uptake outer membrane protein, translating to MKNLIIILGLLTIILSSCSDFLEEENKSNVTAEDFYVTEEGFESLVNANYSQLREIYGGEAYIFCSGTDLYAEGRDQEPPGLSQYTQLTASSEGVADLYNACYKAIQVANMALYYGDLTEQTSTFNQRLAEVRYLRANAYFLLVQTYGGVSLIEDYISSPELSFDRNGAEEIYVFIISELEASLQAIGSGAYDGRVTRRAVEHLLAKVHLTRGYETFGASDDFSKAATYADNAIAGQGLTIPFGELWAPGNEMNEEVIFSVQFDQASISADPTELGHMQASFFSSYLGGSEVAGDAPYRTYTLCPTQFAIDLFEEGDQRWEGTFMTEVYARYYDFYDVEDHSSLTVTEYYAPKWASSADDQAAYEAAHPEAEFHPYGIYVPSVSRNFDYETIPVRKFDDPKALFGDGRVSSRDIILSRLADTYLIAAEAYLQGGDPGTGLLRLNEVRRRAGVTDAILAEFDIDYILDERGRELLGEYHRWFDLKRTGKLVERASKHHYLIEESNFIGSNGELKILRPIPQEALDLNQNRDFPQNPAYQ from the coding sequence ATGAAAAACTTAATAATAATACTTGGGCTCCTCACTATAATTTTATCGTCATGCAGCGATTTTCTTGAGGAGGAAAATAAGTCAAACGTAACCGCTGAGGACTTTTATGTAACAGAGGAGGGTTTTGAGTCGCTGGTAAACGCCAATTATTCCCAGTTGCGGGAGATTTATGGTGGCGAAGCTTATATTTTCTGTTCAGGAACGGACCTCTACGCAGAGGGTAGAGATCAGGAACCTCCCGGCCTGAGTCAATATACTCAACTGACAGCGTCGTCCGAGGGAGTGGCAGACCTGTACAACGCATGTTATAAAGCAATACAAGTAGCTAATATGGCACTGTACTATGGCGACCTGACAGAGCAAACCAGTACCTTTAACCAACGGCTGGCTGAGGTCAGGTATCTGCGAGCCAATGCATACTTCCTGCTTGTCCAAACCTATGGTGGTGTAAGCCTTATTGAAGACTACATTTCAAGTCCTGAGCTCTCTTTTGATCGCAATGGTGCTGAGGAGATATATGTGTTTATAATCTCAGAGCTTGAAGCTTCGCTTCAGGCTATTGGTTCCGGTGCGTATGACGGAAGAGTAACCAGGCGTGCCGTAGAGCACCTTCTGGCCAAGGTACACCTTACCAGAGGCTATGAGACCTTTGGCGCTTCAGATGACTTTTCAAAAGCTGCTACTTATGCTGACAATGCCATAGCAGGCCAGGGGCTGACCATTCCCTTCGGAGAACTTTGGGCTCCAGGCAATGAAATGAATGAAGAGGTGATCTTTTCAGTTCAGTTTGACCAGGCATCCATTAGCGCAGACCCCACTGAGCTTGGCCATATGCAGGCCAGCTTTTTCAGCTCTTATCTTGGCGGTTCTGAGGTCGCCGGGGATGCTCCTTACAGAACCTATACCTTATGTCCGACTCAATTTGCCATAGATCTTTTCGAGGAAGGCGATCAACGATGGGAAGGTACGTTTATGACCGAGGTCTATGCCCGTTATTATGACTTCTATGATGTGGAAGATCATAGTTCACTTACAGTTACCGAGTATTATGCTCCCAAATGGGCCAGCAGTGCTGATGATCAGGCAGCTTATGAAGCAGCTCATCCGGAGGCAGAGTTCCACCCATATGGTATCTATGTGCCCTCGGTCAGCAGAAACTTTGATTACGAAACCATTCCGGTTAGAAAGTTTGATGATCCCAAAGCACTGTTTGGTGATGGCAGGGTAAGCTCCAGGGATATTATTCTGTCACGATTGGCAGATACTTATTTAATAGCAGCTGAAGCTTATTTGCAGGGTGGCGATCCTGGCACCGGGCTACTCAGGTTAAATGAAGTGAGACGGAGAGCCGGAGTAACTGATGCCATACTTGCAGAATTTGACATCGATTACATTCTTGATGAAAGAGGACGCGAATTGCTGGGAGAGTATCATCGCTGGTTTGACCTTAAACGTACCGGGAAACTGGTAGAGCGCGCTTCGAAGCATCACTACCTCATAGAAGAAAGCAACTTCATCGGCTCAAACGGAGAGTTGAAGATCTTAAGGCCAATTCCCCAGGAAGCTCTCGATTTAAATCAAAACAGGGATTTTCCCCAGAATCCGGCGTATCAGTAA
- a CDS encoding pectate lyase family protein: MKNKTLIVALLLALSWTTSTGTDYYVATNGSDSNSGTSVSSPFATLQKAVGEASAGDYIYLRGGVHVMSASPFVITKNGSSSARIYVFAYSGENPILQFNNSVSSSNRGVVLDGDYWHWKGITIERAGDNGMLLSGNNNIIENCIFRRNNDTGLQLSRYNTSATSISQWPSNNLIIGCEAYDNKDPDNEDADGFAAKLTSGTGNVFRNCVSHHNIDDGWDLYTKSDTGPIGKILFENCIAHNNGTLTDGTTSGGGDKNGFKLGSSAHNIDHELRRCIAYNNGKHGFTDNGNVGNIKFYNLTSYNNVGYNYHTRDNASHTFRNCVTLNGGHTDRIVGDASLSCNALDDTDTNWTITAGSSDFQTLNPGPNSNPTSNGFLNLASSSALIDNGCSVSGVSSNGSAPDLGAIEYGGSTPPPSGDTYTLTTSVSGSGSVSGAGTYDEGTTATVTATPAQGWSFSNWTGDASGSNTTVSIVMNSDKSVTAVFTQNVPPPTGDGDRIEDTDSRLISFDGSIKSYANADNGQAINLSNDPDKRIVWNYSSTSSSQYTITVRYTRKASMNPSVDIDVNGNRQTVSLPETAGSEFATTAFTASLASGNNTITLITNADGESADIDWIEFGGGDSTPPQDNDDVIALQENETGFCAVDGMVDNIHSGYTGSGFADTENVSGSGVQYKVNASAGQAGIEIRYANGSTSDRSANILVNGSIVISGLSMPATGAWTSWATTSANINLASGTNDITIVSTTSGGLGNIDYLQITGPSVSAASCTSSAASVNLTASAGDGQVSLSWASNDLGSGYGQEVYRDTDSDPSGRVRIAVVNAGVNSYNDEAVSNGTQYYYWIKGRDANGDFVNSNAAGARPAGAGNVDNSTMTGFATVPGDGISTTTGGEGGNVITISNLAELEAWAASREDNYNAEIVYINGRISSSSSTLITIKRGANISILGLGSTAELQNIGLNIRDYNNVIVRNLKIREVLYPNDALTIDGCSHVWIDHCELHSQIGDGIGVDTYDGLLDIKKGSRYVTVSWCYLHDHMKCSLIGHTNNSGQQATDSQMKITYHHNYFQNTDGRNPSIRYGAIHMYNNYFDGIGDYGIAARIGAHVLVEGCHYNNVKLPMTTDKFPVDGMPNGYICESGNLFTGSTGDVEISQTGCDWWNSSTLPYQYSVDDVSTVASVVPANVGVGKISVLSSEVARAGSQSSKSDASALTRFEAYPNPFRGAVSITFSTQNDEYLSFKLYDMRGRIVGEFGDARYSKGINTITYENDKLKNGIYILSMQNAKRSLKKIRLIVQ, encoded by the coding sequence ATGAAAAACAAGACGCTAATAGTAGCACTCTTATTGGCTCTCTCATGGACCACCTCCACGGGAACCGACTACTACGTGGCCACCAATGGAAGTGATTCCAACTCGGGAACATCAGTTTCAAGTCCGTTCGCAACCCTTCAAAAGGCTGTAGGTGAAGCTTCGGCAGGAGATTATATTTACCTGCGAGGAGGCGTGCATGTAATGTCCGCATCACCTTTTGTGATAACCAAGAACGGAAGCTCAAGCGCAAGAATTTATGTTTTTGCCTATTCGGGAGAGAACCCCATTTTACAGTTTAACAATTCGGTAAGCTCCTCTAACCGTGGAGTTGTGCTGGATGGTGATTACTGGCACTGGAAAGGTATAACCATAGAAAGGGCAGGTGACAATGGTATGCTGTTATCAGGGAATAACAATATCATTGAAAACTGTATCTTCAGGAGAAACAATGATACCGGCCTTCAACTGAGCCGGTACAATACCAGCGCTACAAGTATCAGCCAATGGCCCTCCAACAACCTTATCATTGGCTGTGAGGCTTATGACAATAAGGACCCTGATAATGAAGATGCAGACGGGTTTGCAGCAAAACTAACTTCGGGTACAGGAAATGTCTTCCGCAATTGTGTATCACATCATAACATTGATGATGGCTGGGATCTTTACACCAAGTCCGACACCGGACCGATTGGCAAAATATTATTTGAAAATTGTATTGCTCATAACAACGGTACACTTACCGATGGCACCACCTCAGGTGGTGGTGATAAGAATGGCTTCAAACTGGGATCTTCCGCCCATAATATCGACCATGAACTGCGCAGATGTATTGCTTACAATAATGGCAAGCATGGCTTTACCGACAATGGTAACGTAGGGAATATTAAATTCTACAACCTTACCTCTTACAACAACGTCGGATATAACTATCACACAAGAGACAATGCCTCCCATACATTCAGAAATTGTGTCACCCTAAACGGTGGACACACGGATAGAATCGTAGGGGATGCGTCGCTGTCATGTAATGCATTGGACGATACTGATACCAACTGGACTATTACTGCCGGCTCTTCCGATTTTCAGACCCTGAACCCGGGGCCAAACTCCAATCCAACTTCAAATGGCTTTTTGAATCTTGCTTCTTCAAGTGCACTTATCGATAACGGGTGCAGCGTGTCCGGTGTAAGTTCCAATGGTTCTGCGCCTGACCTGGGAGCTATTGAATACGGAGGGTCAACTCCTCCGCCATCTGGAGATACCTATACCCTGACTACCAGTGTATCCGGCTCTGGTTCTGTTTCAGGTGCAGGCACTTATGATGAAGGTACCACAGCTACAGTGACTGCTACACCTGCCCAGGGCTGGTCTTTCAGTAACTGGACGGGCGATGCCAGTGGAAGCAATACAACGGTTTCCATTGTCATGAACTCTGATAAATCAGTTACTGCCGTGTTTACCCAGAATGTGCCTCCTCCAACAGGCGATGGCGATCGCATTGAAGATACTGATTCGCGTTTGATATCTTTTGACGGTTCAATAAAGTCATATGCTAATGCTGACAATGGACAGGCCATTAATTTAAGCAATGACCCCGACAAGCGGATTGTCTGGAATTATTCATCCACATCTTCATCGCAATACACTATTACTGTGAGATACACCAGAAAGGCGTCTATGAATCCATCCGTGGATATAGATGTGAATGGTAATCGTCAGACAGTGTCTTTGCCGGAAACTGCTGGGAGTGAGTTCGCAACTACTGCCTTCACCGCCAGTCTGGCATCAGGAAATAATACCATAACACTAATCACTAATGCAGATGGTGAGAGTGCCGACATCGACTGGATAGAATTCGGAGGCGGGGATAGTACCCCCCCGCAGGACAATGATGACGTTATAGCTTTACAAGAAAATGAAACAGGCTTCTGTGCCGTCGACGGGATGGTAGACAACATACATAGCGGATACACCGGGTCAGGTTTCGCTGATACTGAGAATGTTTCCGGTAGCGGTGTCCAGTATAAAGTTAATGCTTCTGCCGGACAGGCTGGTATAGAGATACGGTATGCCAATGGTTCAACTTCTGACAGATCGGCCAATATACTGGTCAATGGAAGCATAGTGATTTCGGGCCTGAGTATGCCGGCTACAGGTGCCTGGACTTCATGGGCAACTACTTCCGCCAACATCAACCTGGCGAGCGGAACCAATGACATCACTATAGTATCAACTACGAGTGGTGGCCTGGGAAATATTGACTATTTACAGATTACAGGACCTTCTGTTTCGGCAGCCTCATGTACCAGCTCGGCAGCTTCCGTCAACCTGACAGCATCGGCAGGTGACGGGCAGGTTTCCCTGTCATGGGCTTCTAACGATTTGGGCAGTGGCTATGGTCAGGAGGTCTACCGTGATACAGACAGCGACCCTTCAGGTCGTGTTCGAATTGCCGTGGTAAATGCCGGTGTTAACAGCTACAACGATGAGGCAGTCAGCAATGGTACCCAATACTATTACTGGATCAAAGGCAGAGACGCTAATGGAGATTTTGTGAACTCAAATGCCGCAGGGGCCAGACCTGCCGGGGCAGGAAATGTAGATAACAGTACCATGACAGGCTTTGCGACTGTACCCGGCGATGGGATATCCACAACTACAGGTGGCGAAGGAGGCAACGTAATAACCATCAGCAACCTGGCAGAGTTAGAGGCATGGGCGGCTTCCCGTGAGGATAACTACAATGCCGAAATTGTATATATCAATGGCAGGATAAGCTCGTCATCCAGTACTTTGATTACTATCAAAAGAGGCGCAAACATCTCGATCCTCGGACTGGGAAGCACGGCAGAGTTGCAAAATATAGGGCTCAATATCAGGGATTATAATAATGTGATCGTCAGAAATCTCAAGATCAGAGAGGTGCTTTACCCTAACGATGCACTTACCATTGATGGTTGCAGCCATGTTTGGATTGATCACTGTGAACTTCATAGTCAGATTGGCGATGGTATAGGTGTAGATACATATGATGGCCTTTTGGATATCAAGAAAGGATCCAGGTACGTGACAGTGTCGTGGTGCTACCTGCATGACCATATGAAATGTTCACTGATAGGGCATACCAATAATTCAGGTCAGCAGGCCACTGACAGCCAGATGAAGATCACCTATCACCATAACTATTTCCAAAATACTGATGGCCGGAACCCAAGTATCAGGTACGGAGCTATTCATATGTACAATAACTACTTCGATGGCATTGGTGATTATGGCATTGCTGCCCGCATAGGGGCTCACGTACTGGTGGAGGGCTGTCACTACAACAACGTAAAGTTGCCCATGACCACTGATAAGTTCCCCGTTGATGGCATGCCGAACGGATATATCTGCGAAAGCGGCAACCTGTTTACCGGCTCAACCGGTGATGTGGAAATTTCTCAGACAGGTTGTGACTGGTGGAATTCATCAACACTGCCATACCAGTATTCGGTGGATGATGTCAGCACCGTTGCGTCGGTTGTTCCTGCCAATGTGGGAGTCGGGAAGATTTCCGTCCTTTCTTCCGAAGTTGCCAGGGCAGGTAGCCAGTCCTCCAAATCTGATGCTAGTGCTTTAACTCGTTTTGAAGCTTACCCTAATCCTTTCAGAGGTGCCGTATCTATAACTTTTAGTACGCAGAATGATGAATATCTGTCATTTAAACTTTATGATATGAGAGGAAGGATAGTGGGCGAGTTTGGAGATGCCCGTTACAGCAAGGGGATTAACACGATCACCTATGAAAATGATAAATTGAAAAATGGTATTTACATATTGAGTATGCAAAATGCAAAACGTAGTTTGAAAAAAATAAGATTGATTGTTCAGTAG
- a CDS encoding DUF4861 family protein, with translation MNISAETSTSGVSASGTYAELSVKEGGAWKEGSYEGGQFKNITEFEWPEGLADHSYYLRYEGPGWENSRVGYRLYLDWRNAIDIFGKKVDTVVLSHVGQDGFDSYHESADWGQDILKVGKSLGIGSYGRLLDDSVVHFQKVSKTMAKISNTASSSSVEIDYKDWQSGADTVDLATRLTIYPEGRYTEVSLDPSKAIPGICTGIVKFDDIPLMKKEGQEWGYIATYGAQTLVRDQDQLGMAIFYKKSDAREVTEGDHDHLVVFNPTDGPVTYYFMGAWSQEKDAIKNEKEFVRHLDNNLDQLDKNGKL, from the coding sequence ATGAACATCTCCGCTGAAACTTCAACTTCCGGAGTATCTGCTTCCGGGACTTATGCGGAGCTTTCCGTAAAAGAGGGCGGAGCATGGAAGGAGGGTAGCTATGAAGGCGGACAATTCAAAAACATAACCGAATTTGAGTGGCCCGAAGGACTTGCTGATCATTCCTATTATCTCAGGTATGAAGGCCCCGGATGGGAAAATAGCCGGGTAGGTTACCGGTTATACCTCGACTGGAGAAATGCCATCGATATCTTTGGTAAGAAGGTGGATACTGTGGTACTAAGCCATGTAGGCCAGGACGGCTTTGATTCGTACCATGAAAGTGCTGATTGGGGGCAGGATATCCTGAAGGTAGGAAAATCCCTGGGCATTGGTTCGTACGGGCGACTTTTGGATGACTCCGTGGTCCATTTTCAAAAAGTGTCTAAAACAATGGCTAAAATCAGCAATACAGCGAGTAGCTCTTCCGTGGAAATCGACTATAAGGACTGGCAGTCCGGTGCTGATACTGTTGACCTGGCCACCCGGCTGACTATCTATCCGGAGGGCAGGTATACAGAGGTATCCCTTGATCCTTCCAAAGCCATTCCGGGTATTTGTACGGGTATCGTTAAGTTTGACGACATTCCACTGATGAAAAAAGAAGGACAGGAGTGGGGTTATATTGCCACCTATGGAGCCCAAACCCTTGTCCGTGATCAGGATCAGCTTGGGATGGCCATTTTCTACAAAAAGTCTGATGCCAGGGAGGTTACCGAAGGTGATCATGACCATTTGGTAGTGTTTAATCCTACCGATGGGCCGGTTACATATTATTTTATGGGAGCGTGGAGTCAGGAAAAAGACGCAATTAAAAATGAGAAGGAATTTGTTAGGCACCTTGATAATAATCTTGATCAATTGGATAAAAACGGTAAGCTTTAA
- a CDS encoding glycoside hydrolase family 28 protein: MTRISLSNIGKIDQVFLLCALFLGSILAGCNNERQKTNEEQPENNEQPMADPFAEADKIISSIPAPHFADTSFNIMDYGAIGDGSFDNSEVLAKVIKSCFEAGGGKVVVPEGKFLTGPIHLRSNVNLHLESGAVILFTTDQKAYLPVVHTSYEGIELMNYSPLIYAYKQKNIAITGQGTFDGQAGNNNWWRWCGKDVYGYREGTPKQQDEHNLPRLWKMSEDNVPVALRVFGEGHQLRPSFFQPFECERIQVQGVTFTNAPFWVLHPIKSRDIIIDGVTIISHGPNNDGCDPEYSKNVYIANCTFDTGDDCIAIKSGRNWEGRRVNIPSENIVIENCKMKDGHGGVVMGSEMSAGIKNVYVRNCSMDSPNLDRAFRIKTNTLRGGFVENVYFRNIKIGQVKEAVLKINTHYGTYANQEGEFMPYIKGIHLEDIYVEDGGKYGVLINGREANPVKDVSLTNVHIQKVTEPVSVENSDPVQFINTTINGTKYE; the protein is encoded by the coding sequence ATGACGCGGATAAGCCTTAGCAACATTGGAAAAATTGATCAGGTATTTTTACTATGCGCACTTTTTCTTGGGAGTATTCTGGCCGGATGTAACAACGAAAGACAGAAGACCAACGAAGAGCAGCCTGAAAACAATGAGCAGCCAATGGCTGATCCGTTTGCAGAGGCAGATAAGATTATCAGTAGTATTCCTGCCCCCCACTTTGCCGACACCTCATTCAATATAATGGACTACGGTGCCATAGGGGACGGTTCTTTTGATAATTCTGAAGTTTTGGCGAAGGTTATAAAAAGCTGTTTTGAGGCAGGTGGAGGAAAAGTTGTAGTACCTGAAGGTAAATTTCTCACTGGCCCGATCCATCTGAGAAGTAATGTAAACCTGCATCTGGAAAGTGGAGCAGTAATTCTCTTTACCACTGATCAAAAAGCCTATTTACCCGTGGTGCATACCTCTTACGAAGGGATTGAACTCATGAATTATTCTCCCCTTATTTATGCATATAAGCAAAAAAATATAGCCATTACAGGTCAGGGCACATTCGATGGGCAAGCTGGCAACAACAACTGGTGGCGGTGGTGTGGAAAGGATGTTTATGGATATAGAGAAGGAACCCCTAAGCAGCAGGACGAACATAATTTGCCCCGGTTGTGGAAAATGAGTGAAGATAACGTTCCTGTTGCGTTGCGGGTCTTTGGTGAAGGGCACCAACTCAGACCTTCATTCTTTCAACCCTTTGAGTGCGAGCGTATACAGGTACAAGGTGTAACCTTCACGAATGCTCCGTTTTGGGTATTGCACCCGATCAAGTCCAGGGATATAATCATTGATGGAGTAACCATTATAAGTCACGGGCCTAACAATGACGGCTGCGACCCGGAATATTCCAAAAACGTATACATTGCCAACTGCACTTTTGATACGGGCGATGACTGCATAGCTATAAAATCAGGAAGAAACTGGGAGGGCAGAAGGGTCAATATACCCAGTGAAAATATAGTCATTGAAAATTGTAAAATGAAAGACGGGCATGGCGGCGTGGTAATGGGTAGCGAAATGTCGGCGGGAATAAAAAATGTATATGTAAGAAATTGCAGCATGGACAGTCCTAACCTTGACAGGGCTTTTAGAATAAAAACAAACACCCTTAGAGGTGGATTTGTCGAAAATGTTTACTTCAGGAATATCAAAATAGGCCAGGTGAAAGAAGCTGTTTTGAAAATTAACACCCACTACGGTACTTATGCCAATCAGGAAGGTGAATTTATGCCTTACATTAAGGGTATTCATCTGGAAGATATCTACGTAGAGGATGGTGGAAAATATGGCGTATTGATTAACGGAAGGGAAGCAAACCCGGTAAAGGATGTTTCGCTTACAAATGTGCATATCCAAAAGGTTACTGAACCGGTTTCAGTAGAGAATTCTGACCCGGTTCAATTTATAAATACAACAATAAATGGTACCAAATATGAATAA